The proteins below are encoded in one region of Tomitella fengzijianii:
- a CDS encoding lipoate--protein ligase family protein, translating to MRGEYKVPGGKLVAAEVEVAEGRLSRVHVSGDFFLEPDDALEDLNAAVTGMPVTADAAALGQAIGGALGPDVSMIGFTPESVGIAIRRALGRATGWQDHTFDIIDPVVLDPAMHVALDEVISREVALGERPPTLRFWDWDSPLVVIGSFQSVRNEVDEAAAERHGIGIVRRISGGGAMFMEPGNCITYSLAVPASLVEGLSFERSYAFLDQWVMGALADVGISARYVPLNDIASDKGKIAGAAQKRFASGAVLHHVTMAYDIDAEKMGQVLRVGKEKLSDKGIRSAAKRVDPMRSQTGMARADIIHAFADHFRAHYATRDAGYTDAELARARELVDTKFSSREWTHRVP from the coding sequence ATGCGCGGTGAGTACAAGGTTCCCGGCGGCAAGCTCGTCGCCGCCGAGGTCGAAGTGGCGGAGGGCCGGCTGTCGCGGGTGCACGTGAGCGGGGACTTCTTCCTCGAGCCCGACGACGCGCTGGAGGACCTGAACGCGGCGGTGACCGGCATGCCCGTCACCGCCGACGCGGCCGCGCTGGGTCAGGCCATCGGCGGGGCGCTCGGGCCGGACGTGTCGATGATCGGCTTCACCCCCGAGTCGGTGGGCATCGCGATCCGGCGCGCGCTCGGCCGCGCCACGGGCTGGCAGGACCACACCTTCGACATCATCGATCCGGTGGTCCTGGACCCGGCGATGCACGTGGCCCTCGACGAGGTGATCAGCCGCGAGGTGGCGTTGGGGGAGCGCCCGCCCACGCTGCGGTTCTGGGACTGGGACTCGCCCCTGGTGGTGATCGGCTCGTTCCAATCGGTGCGCAACGAGGTGGATGAGGCGGCCGCGGAGCGGCACGGCATCGGCATCGTCCGGCGGATCTCCGGGGGCGGCGCCATGTTCATGGAGCCCGGCAATTGCATCACCTACTCACTGGCCGTGCCCGCTTCGTTGGTGGAGGGGCTCAGCTTCGAGCGTTCCTACGCGTTCCTGGACCAGTGGGTGATGGGCGCGCTCGCCGACGTCGGCATCTCCGCCCGCTACGTCCCGCTCAACGACATCGCCTCCGACAAGGGCAAGATCGCCGGCGCCGCGCAGAAGCGGTTCGCCTCCGGCGCCGTCCTGCACCACGTGACGATGGCCTACGACATCGACGCGGAGAAGATGGGGCAGGTGCTGCGGGTGGGCAAGGAGAAGCTCTCCGACAAGGGCATCCGCAGCGCCGCCAAGCGGGTGGATCCGATGCGCTCGCAGACCGGCATGGCGCGCGCAGACATCATCCACGCTTTCGCAGATCATTTCCGGGCCCACTATGCGACCCGCGACGCGGGCTACACCGACGCCGAGCTGGCCCGGGCACGCGAATTGGTGGACACCAAGTTCTCAAGCCGGGAGTGGACGCACCGCGTGCCGTGA
- a CDS encoding helix-turn-helix transcriptional regulator: MGDVAKRMFMLFRALQEGECHAGEELAERFGTSTRTIRSDVARLRALGFEIVSTPGPRGEYRLTRGRTMPPLFLDDDEAVAAAVGLAVIAGTADPASPIAGGAFDVAAARALAKLESFLPERLHRRIAVEGARIQPLLSLAPPVDAALLVTVTRSIAARFLLKWSAKTREGLIRLGFFEPYRLLFRHPHWYVVGFDRRHHAWTLQRLDEVDAAGPSRRRFDPRPLPPGRRDDLIPHVYHGWHDAELRVHAPLRDLEEALRHEAAEVDALGADDFLVRIRGTHRHALLMRLALHGIEFRVVSPAAFADDCRRLAEKLARAAG, translated from the coding sequence ATGGGGGATGTCGCGAAGAGGATGTTCATGCTGTTCAGGGCCCTGCAGGAAGGTGAGTGCCACGCGGGGGAGGAGTTGGCGGAAAGGTTCGGCACCAGTACTCGGACGATCCGCAGCGATGTGGCGCGGTTGCGCGCGCTCGGGTTCGAGATCGTCTCGACCCCCGGGCCGCGCGGCGAGTACCGGTTGACCCGCGGAAGGACCATGCCGCCGCTGTTTCTCGACGACGACGAGGCGGTCGCGGCCGCAGTCGGGCTGGCGGTGATCGCGGGCACAGCGGATCCGGCCTCGCCGATCGCCGGCGGCGCATTCGACGTGGCGGCGGCGCGCGCGCTGGCCAAGCTGGAGAGCTTCCTGCCGGAAAGGCTCCACCGGCGCATCGCCGTCGAAGGAGCGCGAATCCAACCGTTGCTCAGCCTGGCTCCGCCCGTCGACGCGGCCCTGCTGGTCACCGTCACCCGGTCGATCGCCGCGCGGTTCCTTTTGAAATGGAGCGCGAAGACCCGCGAGGGGCTGATCCGCTTGGGATTCTTCGAGCCGTACCGTCTGCTCTTCCGGCACCCGCATTGGTACGTGGTGGGTTTCGACCGTCGACACCATGCCTGGACGCTGCAACGGCTCGACGAGGTCGACGCTGCGGGCCCGTCGCGCCGACGCTTCGACCCCCGCCCGCTGCCGCCGGGGCGGCGCGACGACCTGATTCCGCACGTGTACCACGGGTGGCACGACGCCGAGCTGCGGGTCCACGCGCCGCTGCGGGACCTCGAGGAGGCGCTCCGACACGAGGCGGCCGAGGTGGACGCACTGGGCGCCGACGATTTTCTGGTGCGCATCCGCGGCACCCACCGGCACGCGCTGTTGATGCGGCTCGCACTGCACGGCATCGAGTTCCGGGTGGTGTCGCCGGCGGCATTCGCGGACGACTGCCGACGCCTCGCGGAGAAGCTGGCGCGCGCGGCGGGCTAG
- a CDS encoding TIGR02677 family protein, which translates to MDQADAPAGTPRPFAHLQQPGAPLYRAIMGTFVQAKRRFIVHLRPEDIRAMLPEHARTSHDGPSLDGALASLEHWGNLRSDPDTGRVTSVEEFRRARYLYQMTDHGQAAEDALQTYEEALGRRGSLQSVALDDIAGRLRELHALASADSPAPGATHLALRTLVDRFEDLAANAQAFMSALARTIDVRDAEADAFVAYKERLIEYLERFIKDLVGTGAEIARLVEQIEELGVDRLLRMAAERDTRDTAPGPADSRDATDAALARSLDLWRDRWQGFRAWFIGSAHHPSQAMVLRGQARSAIPRLLQVVSTLHDRRSGRSDRAADFRALAQWFAEAPDEPAMHTLWRSAFGLQPSRHLGVDAETLEARSHSPVSPTTPWAEAPPLLISPRLRRTGSYERRGRPAQVLDRSLARRHLSERAAQEVREVARARARLATGGPVRLSDVGTLEPAEFRLFLGLLGDALAAKPLGARTVEVSTGDGAMSIRLSEIDGNGHAEPGAAGGPVAEIRTPDGLLRGPDHIVEIRDLSAPPVRGA; encoded by the coding sequence ATGGACCAGGCGGACGCACCGGCCGGCACCCCCCGGCCGTTCGCTCACCTGCAGCAGCCGGGAGCACCTCTGTACCGCGCGATCATGGGCACGTTCGTGCAGGCCAAGCGCCGATTCATCGTGCACCTGCGGCCGGAGGACATCCGCGCGATGCTCCCCGAGCACGCCCGGACGTCGCACGATGGGCCGTCCCTCGACGGCGCCCTTGCCTCGCTCGAGCATTGGGGCAATCTGCGCTCGGACCCCGACACCGGCCGGGTCACCAGCGTGGAGGAGTTCCGCCGCGCCCGCTACCTGTACCAGATGACCGACCACGGTCAGGCCGCCGAGGACGCACTGCAGACCTACGAGGAGGCGCTGGGGCGGCGCGGGTCCCTGCAGTCGGTGGCGCTGGACGACATCGCCGGGCGCCTCCGGGAGCTGCACGCGCTCGCCTCGGCCGACTCCCCCGCACCCGGCGCGACCCACCTGGCGCTGCGCACACTGGTCGACCGGTTCGAGGACCTCGCCGCCAACGCGCAGGCCTTCATGTCCGCCCTCGCGAGGACCATCGACGTGCGGGACGCCGAGGCCGACGCCTTCGTCGCCTACAAGGAGCGCCTCATCGAGTACCTCGAGCGCTTCATCAAGGACCTGGTGGGCACCGGCGCGGAGATCGCCCGACTCGTCGAGCAGATCGAGGAGCTCGGAGTAGACCGCCTGCTCCGGATGGCCGCCGAGCGGGATACGCGGGACACCGCCCCGGGACCGGCCGACTCCCGCGACGCCACGGACGCGGCCCTGGCGCGCAGCCTCGACCTGTGGCGGGACCGTTGGCAGGGATTCCGCGCCTGGTTCATCGGCAGCGCCCACCACCCCAGCCAGGCGATGGTGCTGCGCGGCCAGGCGCGCTCGGCCATCCCCCGTCTGCTGCAGGTGGTCTCGACGCTGCACGACAGGCGCTCCGGCCGCTCGGATCGCGCGGCGGACTTCCGCGCCCTCGCACAGTGGTTCGCGGAGGCGCCGGACGAGCCGGCGATGCACACGCTCTGGCGCTCGGCGTTCGGATTGCAACCGTCGCGGCATCTGGGCGTGGACGCCGAGACTCTCGAGGCGCGTTCGCACTCCCCCGTGTCCCCGACGACGCCGTGGGCCGAAGCCCCGCCCCTGCTCATCAGCCCACGGCTGCGCCGCACCGGAAGCTACGAACGGCGGGGCCGGCCCGCCCAGGTGCTCGACCGTTCGCTCGCGCGCCGACACCTCTCCGAGCGGGCGGCGCAGGAGGTGCGCGAGGTCGCGCGGGCGCGTGCACGGCTCGCCACCGGCGGCCCCGTGCGGCTTTCGGACGTGGGCACGCTGGAACCGGCCGAGTTCCGTCTGTTCCTGGGGCTGCTCGGGGATGCGCTGGCCGCCAAGCCGCTCGGCGCGCGCACCGTCGAGGTGAGCACGGGCGACGGCGCCATGTCGATCCGCCTGAGCGAGATCGACGGCAACGGCCACGCCGAGCCCGGCGCCGCCGGCGGGCCGGTGGCGGAGATCCGCACGCCGGACGGCCTCCTGCGGGGGCCCGACCACATCGTCGAGATCCGCGACCTGTCCGCACCGCCGGTGAGGGGCGCCTGA
- a CDS encoding TIGR02678 family protein translates to MTGSLTDALQQSRADERRRAARAILHRPLLAADGPDAESFALVQRHSAYLRGWFHTHAGWSLLVTPELARLTKTVDEDGPGAHTHPAVTARPRQPFTRRRYVLACLLLAALSRADAQITLGGLADDVLLAAADPGLAATGLEFTLDSRAQRGDLAAAVRLLIGYGVLSRVAGDEDHFVEDTGDVLYDVHRRALAGMLASARGPSTIAAASADPASLFAERLAQLTFPPPDGSEQLREERIRRRVTRRLLDEPVLYYDDLPTPAREHLERRSVSIVGAVAELTGLVPEIRAEGIAMVDPLGTLTDVRMPEGGTDGHAALLLATHLASASGPVPVSVLEDLIRSRAHGFAAQGYWRRSATDPGADRVIVRTALDRLEALGLVRREQAADGAVAVVPRPAIARYAVTEPAVDRALEPPGTGQPEYPRPDPQRPEEHATTKTEEHAR, encoded by the coding sequence ATGACCGGATCACTGACCGACGCGCTGCAGCAGTCGCGCGCCGACGAACGGCGCCGCGCCGCGCGCGCGATCCTGCACCGCCCGCTGCTGGCCGCCGACGGGCCCGACGCGGAATCCTTCGCGCTGGTGCAGCGCCACTCCGCGTACCTGCGCGGGTGGTTCCACACGCACGCCGGATGGTCGCTGCTCGTCACGCCGGAACTCGCGCGGCTGACCAAGACGGTGGACGAGGACGGGCCGGGCGCGCACACCCACCCCGCGGTGACGGCGCGCCCCCGCCAGCCCTTCACCCGCCGCCGGTACGTCCTGGCGTGCCTCCTGCTCGCGGCGCTGTCCCGCGCCGACGCCCAGATCACGCTCGGCGGACTCGCCGACGACGTGCTGTTGGCGGCGGCCGACCCGGGTCTGGCCGCCACCGGACTGGAGTTCACCCTGGACAGCAGGGCCCAGCGCGGCGACCTGGCCGCGGCCGTGCGCCTGCTCATCGGTTACGGGGTGCTCAGCCGCGTCGCCGGCGACGAGGACCATTTTGTCGAGGACACCGGCGACGTGCTCTACGACGTGCACCGGCGCGCGCTCGCGGGCATGCTGGCGTCGGCGCGTGGCCCCTCCACCATCGCCGCCGCGTCGGCCGACCCCGCCTCGCTGTTCGCAGAGCGCCTGGCGCAACTCACCTTCCCGCCGCCCGACGGCTCGGAGCAGCTCCGCGAGGAGCGCATCCGCCGGCGGGTCACCCGGCGCCTGCTGGACGAGCCGGTGCTCTACTACGACGACCTCCCCACGCCGGCGCGCGAGCACCTGGAACGCCGGAGCGTCTCGATCGTCGGCGCCGTCGCCGAGCTGACGGGGCTGGTACCGGAGATACGGGCGGAGGGCATCGCGATGGTCGATCCGTTGGGGACGCTCACCGACGTGCGCATGCCCGAGGGCGGCACCGACGGCCACGCCGCGCTCCTGCTGGCCACGCATCTGGCGTCCGCGTCAGGGCCGGTGCCCGTGTCCGTGCTCGAGGACCTGATCCGGTCGCGCGCGCACGGATTCGCCGCACAGGGTTATTGGCGCCGCAGCGCCACCGATCCGGGGGCCGACCGTGTCATCGTGCGCACGGCGCTCGACAGGCTCGAGGCGCTGGGGCTGGTCCGCCGCGAGCAGGCGGCCGACGGGGCCGTTGCGGTGGTGCCGCGGCCCGCGATCGCCCGGTATGCCGTCACCGAACCCGCCGTCGACCGCGCGCTGGAGCCGCCCGGCACCGGTCAGCCCGAATACCCGCGTCCCGATCCCCAACGCCCGGAAGAGCACGCGACCACGAAGACGGAGGAGCACGCCCGGTGA
- a CDS encoding TIGR02680 family protein: MSTPTSTTTAGALPVPARNRWQPLRAGLVDLFYYDREEFWFRDGRLLLRGNNGTGKSKVLALMLPFLLDADLSAHRVEPDADPKKRMEWNLLLGGAYDHSERLGYTWLEFGRVDDDGTAHYCTIGAGLKAVEGRGMLPPWFFVTTHRIGAGLELVDHSRTVLTKDRLSAALDGHGTRFDRAGEYRRAVDEALFGLGTQRYGALVDLLVQLRQPQLSKRPSEKALSAALTEALPPLDPALLTVAAESFRSLQEDREDLDGLRESRTATERFVADYRAYARVAARRQAAEPLAAQNRSHRLEQQLLDAQTRFIDADGQAEGARDRIAEAGDRIATLRTQDAALRDSTAMDAARELDAARETAREREADADRIAGEAREAERTRDRLADRATTANNALAGAQQRLHGARGRASERAQAAGLADSAHEDGEAQRRVDAQLRALDRVRALADGASHAERTLADARRRLDDVASRADAAESRIDGALRAVVDEAEAFTDSVRRHLDATRELRVEDPAALFAELRDWCDSPTGRGPVTAHLDAAAARTRERLTARRAALSAELSGLRARRAELEHRLVSAESGEDAVPPVPYTRRRSPAAAGTGTAGAGPAGDDGGAADTAGAPLWRVTDFAPHVSDSERAGIEAALEASGILDARIASDGAVTHPSSGELVLDPDDAAAGPHSLTTALTPAADPEDAAAVAVPPEAVAAVLGGIGLGPDSGRACWVATDGAFRNGVLTGAWSKPGAQYIGRGAREQARRARLQRLTAEIAEIDEQSAGLGDKDSHVARRLEALSSERSAAPSDEAVRSARHAVVALQNELRRLHEERDAAADVVEEAAAAHGAAAEELHQDSADAGLPAQPAELGRIRDALGDYRVALADLWPAAAAAVSAEQAYAQARDDLGRSEDARTAATGRMDDAQASAERARVRYQTLRESVSSDVDQLHEQLDDVQRLIAAEEQHRHDARRDEREALEARGKADGRRQELAVEDEAARAALAAAAEVFRRFAASGLLHLALDGRSGADDTVSTAHPVDRSVDATVEYARSVEQALTEVDAGESAWKRTRQRVTDEHKALEDVLVRQGDSSSMRLVDDAVIVVDVTFRGRPVPVAELDVMLAGEVADHERLLTAREREILENHLLGEISTTMQELISGAEAQVARMNDELATRPTSTGMRLRLDWQPREDGPAGLAEARRMLRRSMDGWSEDDREAVGGFLQQRIHEVRARDTGGTWLENLGEALDYRTWFRFVIERHQNGKWRPATGPASGGESALVVSVPLFAAASAHYSSAGNPHAPRLVMLDEAFAGVDDNARAKYLGLLASFDMDVVMTSEREWGCYAEVPGIAIAQLARTDGVEAVLVTRWEWDGARRLHAPVPVRADAAAPPPPGQDGLWE; the protein is encoded by the coding sequence GTGAGTACGCCCACGAGCACGACCACCGCAGGCGCGCTGCCCGTGCCCGCCCGGAACCGCTGGCAGCCGCTGCGCGCCGGCCTGGTGGACCTGTTCTACTACGACCGCGAGGAGTTCTGGTTCCGCGACGGGCGCCTGCTGCTGCGCGGCAACAACGGCACCGGCAAGTCCAAGGTCCTCGCGCTGATGCTCCCGTTCCTGCTGGACGCCGACCTGTCGGCGCACCGCGTGGAGCCGGACGCCGATCCGAAGAAGCGCATGGAGTGGAACCTGCTGCTGGGCGGCGCATACGACCACTCGGAGCGCCTCGGCTACACCTGGCTGGAGTTCGGCCGGGTCGACGACGACGGCACAGCGCACTACTGCACGATCGGCGCGGGACTCAAGGCGGTGGAGGGCCGCGGCATGCTGCCCCCGTGGTTCTTCGTCACCACGCACCGGATCGGCGCGGGCCTCGAGCTGGTCGACCACTCGCGCACCGTGCTCACCAAGGATCGGCTCTCGGCCGCCCTGGACGGCCATGGCACCCGCTTCGACCGCGCGGGCGAGTACCGGCGCGCCGTCGACGAGGCGCTGTTCGGCCTGGGAACCCAGCGCTACGGGGCGCTCGTGGATCTGCTGGTGCAGCTGCGCCAGCCGCAGCTGTCCAAGCGGCCCAGCGAGAAGGCGCTGTCGGCGGCACTGACAGAGGCGCTTCCGCCGCTGGACCCGGCGCTGCTGACGGTGGCGGCCGAGTCGTTCCGCAGCCTTCAGGAGGACCGCGAGGATCTGGACGGTCTGCGCGAATCCCGCACCGCCACCGAGCGGTTCGTCGCGGACTACCGGGCGTATGCGCGCGTCGCGGCGCGCCGGCAGGCCGCGGAGCCGCTCGCCGCGCAGAATCGGTCCCACCGGCTCGAGCAGCAGCTTCTCGACGCGCAGACCCGATTCATCGATGCCGACGGGCAGGCCGAGGGCGCCCGGGACCGGATCGCCGAGGCCGGCGACCGGATAGCGACGCTGCGCACCCAGGACGCGGCGCTGCGCGACAGCACGGCAATGGACGCGGCGCGCGAGCTCGACGCGGCCCGCGAAACCGCCCGCGAGCGCGAGGCCGACGCCGACCGCATCGCCGGGGAGGCCCGCGAGGCGGAGCGGACGCGCGACCGGCTGGCCGACCGTGCGACGACCGCGAACAACGCGCTGGCCGGCGCGCAACAGCGACTCCACGGGGCGCGGGGACGCGCCTCGGAGCGGGCGCAGGCCGCCGGGCTGGCCGACAGCGCCCACGAGGACGGCGAGGCCCAGCGCCGGGTCGACGCGCAGCTGCGCGCGCTGGACCGGGTCCGCGCGCTCGCCGACGGCGCATCCCACGCCGAAAGGACGCTCGCGGATGCGCGGCGCCGGCTCGACGACGTCGCCTCGCGGGCCGACGCCGCCGAGTCGCGGATCGATGGCGCACTCCGCGCCGTCGTCGACGAGGCGGAGGCGTTCACCGATTCTGTGCGCCGGCACCTCGATGCGACTCGTGAGCTGCGCGTGGAAGACCCTGCGGCGCTGTTCGCCGAGCTCCGCGACTGGTGCGACTCCCCCACTGGCCGCGGCCCCGTCACCGCGCACCTGGACGCCGCCGCGGCCCGCACCCGCGAGCGGCTCACGGCCCGGCGTGCCGCGCTGTCCGCGGAGCTGTCCGGTCTGCGCGCCCGCCGGGCAGAGTTGGAGCACCGGCTGGTCTCCGCGGAGTCCGGGGAGGACGCGGTGCCGCCGGTGCCGTACACGCGCCGCCGGTCGCCTGCTGCTGCCGGAACCGGCACTGCGGGAGCCGGACCAGCCGGAGACGATGGTGGCGCGGCCGACACCGCGGGCGCCCCGCTCTGGCGGGTGACGGACTTCGCGCCCCACGTCTCCGACTCCGAGCGGGCCGGGATCGAGGCCGCGCTCGAGGCGTCCGGAATCCTCGACGCGCGCATCGCATCCGACGGCGCGGTCACGCATCCGTCCTCAGGCGAGCTCGTCCTGGACCCGGACGACGCAGCGGCGGGCCCGCACTCGCTGACCACCGCGCTGACTCCCGCAGCCGACCCCGAGGACGCTGCCGCGGTCGCGGTGCCGCCCGAGGCGGTCGCCGCGGTGCTCGGCGGCATCGGGCTGGGTCCCGATAGCGGGCGGGCGTGCTGGGTGGCGACGGACGGCGCCTTCCGCAACGGCGTGCTGACCGGCGCCTGGTCCAAGCCGGGCGCCCAGTACATCGGCCGCGGCGCCCGCGAGCAGGCGCGGCGCGCGCGGCTGCAGCGACTCACCGCGGAGATCGCCGAGATCGATGAGCAGTCGGCGGGCCTCGGCGACAAGGACTCCCACGTCGCCCGGCGCCTCGAGGCGCTGTCCTCGGAGCGCTCCGCCGCTCCGTCGGACGAAGCGGTGCGCAGCGCCCGGCACGCGGTGGTGGCGCTGCAGAACGAGTTGCGGCGACTGCACGAGGAACGCGATGCCGCCGCCGACGTCGTCGAGGAGGCCGCGGCGGCGCACGGGGCCGCGGCCGAGGAGCTCCACCAGGATTCCGCCGACGCCGGATTGCCGGCGCAGCCGGCCGAGCTCGGCCGCATCCGGGACGCGCTCGGCGACTACCGGGTGGCGCTGGCCGACCTGTGGCCCGCCGCCGCGGCGGCAGTCTCCGCCGAGCAGGCCTATGCGCAGGCCCGGGACGACCTCGGCCGCAGCGAGGATGCACGCACCGCCGCCACCGGACGGATGGACGACGCCCAAGCCTCCGCGGAACGGGCCCGGGTGCGCTACCAGACTCTGCGCGAGTCGGTCAGCTCGGACGTGGACCAACTGCATGAACAGCTCGACGATGTCCAGCGCCTGATCGCGGCGGAGGAACAGCACCGGCACGATGCGCGGCGCGATGAACGAGAGGCGCTGGAGGCGCGGGGCAAGGCGGACGGGCGCCGACAGGAGCTCGCCGTGGAGGACGAGGCGGCCCGGGCGGCCCTCGCGGCGGCGGCGGAGGTGTTCCGCAGGTTCGCCGCGTCGGGCCTGCTGCACCTCGCCCTCGACGGCCGATCCGGAGCGGACGACACGGTCTCGACCGCGCACCCGGTGGACCGGTCCGTGGACGCGACCGTCGAGTACGCGCGGAGCGTGGAGCAGGCGCTGACCGAGGTGGACGCCGGCGAGTCCGCGTGGAAGCGGACCCGGCAGCGGGTCACCGACGAGCACAAGGCACTCGAGGACGTGCTGGTCCGGCAGGGCGACTCCTCGTCGATGCGGCTGGTCGACGACGCGGTCATCGTCGTCGACGTGACCTTCCGCGGGAGACCGGTGCCCGTCGCCGAGCTGGACGTCATGCTCGCCGGCGAGGTCGCCGACCACGAGCGGCTGCTCACGGCCCGCGAACGCGAGATCCTGGAGAACCACCTGCTGGGCGAGATCTCCACCACCATGCAGGAACTCATCTCCGGCGCCGAGGCGCAGGTGGCGCGCATGAACGACGAGCTCGCGACGCGGCCCACCAGCACCGGCATGCGGCTGCGCCTGGACTGGCAGCCGCGCGAGGACGGCCCGGCGGGGCTGGCAGAGGCGCGGCGGATGCTGCGCCGCAGCATGGACGGCTGGTCCGAGGACGACCGTGAGGCCGTGGGCGGATTCCTGCAGCAGCGGATCCACGAGGTGCGCGCCCGCGACACGGGCGGCACCTGGCTGGAGAACCTGGGCGAGGCGCTGGACTACCGCACCTGGTTCCGGTTCGTCATCGAACGCCACCAGAACGGCAAGTGGCGCCCGGCCACCGGGCCCGCCTCCGGCGGCGAGTCGGCGCTGGTGGTGAGCGTGCCGCTGTTCGCCGCGGCCTCCGCGCACTACAGCTCGGCGGGCAACCCGCACGCCCCGCGGCTGGTGATGCTCGACGAGGCGTTCGCGGGCGTCGACGACAACGCGCGCGCCAAGTACCTGGGGCTGCTGGCGTCGTTCGACATGGACGTCGTGATGACCAGCGAACGCGAGTGGGGCTGCTACGCCGAGGTGCCGGGGATCGCGATCGCCCAGCTCGCCCGCACCGACGGGGTGGAGGCGGTGCTGGTGACGCGGTGGGAGTGGGACGGCGCGCGCCGGCTGCATGCACCCGTGCCGGTCCGCGCCGACGCGGCCGCTCCGCCGCCCCCGGGCCAGGACGGCCTGTGGGAGTAG